A genomic segment from Capra hircus breed San Clemente chromosome 7, ASM170441v1, whole genome shotgun sequence encodes:
- the RNF14 gene encoding E3 ubiquitin-protein ligase RNF14 isoform X3, which produces MQFLKEETLAYLNIVSPFELTMGSPKKVQRRMAQASSNTELDFGGATGSDIDQEEVVDERAVQDVESLSSLIQEILDFDQAQQIKCFNSKLFLCNICFCEKLGSECMYFLECRHVYCKACLKDYFEIQIRDGQVQCLNCPEPKCPSVATPGQVKELVEAELFARYDRLLLQSTLDLMADVVYCPRPSCQLPVMQEPGCTMGICSSCNFAFCTLCRLTYHGVSPCKVTAEKLMDLRNEYLQADEANKRFLEQRYGKRVIQKALEEMESKEWLEKNSKSCPCCGTPIEKLDGCNKMTCTGCMQYFCWICMGSLSRANPYKHFTDPASPCFNRLFHAVDVNGDIWEDEIED; this is translated from the exons ATGCAGTTTCTTAAGGAAGAGACCTTAGCGTACCTGAAtattgtctctccttttgaactCACGATGGGTTCTCCGAAAAAGGTTCAGAGAAGGATGGCTCAAGCTTCTTCCAACACAGAGCTAGATTTTGGAGGAGCCACTGGATCTGACATAGACCAAGAGGAAGTTGTGGACGAGAGAGCCGTGCAGGATGTAGAATCATTGTCGAGTCTGATCCAGGAAATCTTGGACTTTGATCAAGCTCAGCAGATAAAATGCTTTAATAGTAAATTGTTCCTGTGCAATATCTGTTTCTGTGAGAAGCTGGGTAGTGAGTGCATGTACTTCTTGGAGTGCAGGCATGTGTACTGCAAAGCCTGTCTCAAGGACTACTTTGAAATCCAGATCAGAGATGGCCAAGTTCAATGCCTCAACTGCCCAGAACCCAAGTGCCCTTCAGTGGCCACTCCTGGTCAG GTCAAAGAGCTAGTGGAAGCAGAGCTGTTTGCCCGTTATGACCGCCTTCTCCTCCAGTCTACCTTGGACCTGATGGCCGATGTGGTGTACTGCCCCCGCCCATCCTGCCagctgcctgtgatgcaggagccTGGCTGTACCATGGGCATCTGCTCCAGCTGCAATTTCGCCTTCTGTACTCTGTGCAGACTGACCTACCATGGGGTCTCTCCATGTAAGGTGACAGCAG AGAAATTAATGGACTTACGAAATGAGTACCTGCAAGCAGATGAGGCCAATAAAAGATTTTTGGAACAGAGGTATGGTAAGAGGGTGATTCAGAAGGCACTGGAAGAGATGGAAAGTAAGGAGTGGCTAGAAAAGAACTCAAAGAGCTGCCCATGTTGTGGAACTCCCATTGAG AAATTAGATGGATGTAACAAGATGACATGTACTGGCTGTATGCAATATTTCTGCTGGATTTGCATGGGTTCTCTTTCTAGAGCAAACCCTTATAAACATTTCACTGATCCTGCTTCCCCGTGTTTTAACCG GTTGTTCCATGCTGTGGATGTTAATGGAGATATTTGGGAAGATGAGATTGAAGACTAG
- the RNF14 gene encoding E3 ubiquitin-protein ligase RNF14 isoform X1, translating to MSSEDREAQEDELLALASIYDGDEFRKAESVQGGETRIHLDLPQNFKIFVSGNSNECLQNSGFEYTICFLPPLVLNFELPPDYPSSSPPSFTLSGKWLSPTQLSALCKHLDNLWEEHRGSVVLFAWMQFLKEETLAYLNIVSPFELTMGSPKKVQRRMAQASSNTELDFGGATGSDIDQEEVVDERAVQDVESLSSLIQEILDFDQAQQIKCFNSKLFLCNICFCEKLGSECMYFLECRHVYCKACLKDYFEIQIRDGQVQCLNCPEPKCPSVATPGQVKELVEAELFARYDRLLLQSTLDLMADVVYCPRPSCQLPVMQEPGCTMGICSSCNFAFCTLCRLTYHGVSPCKVTAEKLMDLRNEYLQADEANKRFLEQRYGKRVIQKALEEMESKEWLEKNSKSCPCCGTPIEKLDGCNKMTCTGCMQYFCWICMGSLSRANPYKHFTDPASPCFNRLFHAVDVNGDIWEDEIED from the exons atgtCGTCAGAAGACCGAGAAGCTCAGGAGGATGAATTGCTGGCCCTGGCAAGTATTTATGATGGAGATGAATTTAGAAAAGCAGAGTCTGTCCAAGGTGGAGAAACCAGGATCCATTTGGACTTACCACAAAATTTCAAGATATTTGTGAGCG GCAATTCAAATGAGTGTCTCCAGAATAGTGGCTTTGAATACACCATTTGCTTTCTGCCTCCACTTGTGCTGAACTTTGAACTGCCACCAGATTATCCATCCTCCTCCCCACCTTCATTCACACTTAGTGGCAAATGGCTGTCACCAACTCAG CTATCTGCTCTCTGCAAGCACTTAGACAACCTGTGGGAAGAACACCGTGGCAGCGTGGTCCTGTTTGCCTGGATGCAGTTTCTTAAGGAAGAGACCTTAGCGTACCTGAAtattgtctctccttttgaactCACGATGGGTTCTCCGAAAAAGGTTCAGAGAAGGATGGCTCAAGCTTCTTCCAACACAGAGCTAGATTTTGGAGGAGCCACTGGATCTGACATAGACCAAGAGGAAGTTGTGGACGAGAGAGCCGTGCAGGATGTAGAATCATTGTCGAGTCTGATCCAGGAAATCTTGGACTTTGATCAAGCTCAGCAGATAAAATGCTTTAATAGTAAATTGTTCCTGTGCAATATCTGTTTCTGTGAGAAGCTGGGTAGTGAGTGCATGTACTTCTTGGAGTGCAGGCATGTGTACTGCAAAGCCTGTCTCAAGGACTACTTTGAAATCCAGATCAGAGATGGCCAAGTTCAATGCCTCAACTGCCCAGAACCCAAGTGCCCTTCAGTGGCCACTCCTGGTCAG GTCAAAGAGCTAGTGGAAGCAGAGCTGTTTGCCCGTTATGACCGCCTTCTCCTCCAGTCTACCTTGGACCTGATGGCCGATGTGGTGTACTGCCCCCGCCCATCCTGCCagctgcctgtgatgcaggagccTGGCTGTACCATGGGCATCTGCTCCAGCTGCAATTTCGCCTTCTGTACTCTGTGCAGACTGACCTACCATGGGGTCTCTCCATGTAAGGTGACAGCAG AGAAATTAATGGACTTACGAAATGAGTACCTGCAAGCAGATGAGGCCAATAAAAGATTTTTGGAACAGAGGTATGGTAAGAGGGTGATTCAGAAGGCACTGGAAGAGATGGAAAGTAAGGAGTGGCTAGAAAAGAACTCAAAGAGCTGCCCATGTTGTGGAACTCCCATTGAG AAATTAGATGGATGTAACAAGATGACATGTACTGGCTGTATGCAATATTTCTGCTGGATTTGCATGGGTTCTCTTTCTAGAGCAAACCCTTATAAACATTTCACTGATCCTGCTTCCCCGTGTTTTAACCG GTTGTTCCATGCTGTGGATGTTAATGGAGATATTTGGGAAGATGAGATTGAAGACTAG
- the RNF14 gene encoding E3 ubiquitin-protein ligase RNF14 isoform X2, translating to MSSEDREAQEDELLALASIYDGDEFRKAESVQGGETRIHLDLPQNFKIFVSGNSNECLQNSGFEYTICFLPPLVLNFELPPDYPSSSPPSFTLSGKWLSPTQLSALCKHLDNLWEEHRGSVVLFAWMQFLKEETLAYLNIVSPFELTMGSPKKVQRRMAQASSNTELDFGGATGSDIDQEEVVDERAVQDVESLSSLIQEILDFDQAQQIKCFNSKLFLCNICFCEKLGSECMYFLECRHVYCKACLKDYFEIQIRDGQVQCLNCPEPKCPSVATPGQVKELVEAELFARYDRLLLQSTLDLMADVVYCPRPSCQLPVMQEPGCTMGICSSCNFAFCTLCRLTYHGVSPCKVTAEKLMDLRNEYLQADEANKRFLEQRYGKRVIQKALEEMESKEWLEKNSKSCPCCGTPIEP from the exons atgtCGTCAGAAGACCGAGAAGCTCAGGAGGATGAATTGCTGGCCCTGGCAAGTATTTATGATGGAGATGAATTTAGAAAAGCAGAGTCTGTCCAAGGTGGAGAAACCAGGATCCATTTGGACTTACCACAAAATTTCAAGATATTTGTGAGCG GCAATTCAAATGAGTGTCTCCAGAATAGTGGCTTTGAATACACCATTTGCTTTCTGCCTCCACTTGTGCTGAACTTTGAACTGCCACCAGATTATCCATCCTCCTCCCCACCTTCATTCACACTTAGTGGCAAATGGCTGTCACCAACTCAG CTATCTGCTCTCTGCAAGCACTTAGACAACCTGTGGGAAGAACACCGTGGCAGCGTGGTCCTGTTTGCCTGGATGCAGTTTCTTAAGGAAGAGACCTTAGCGTACCTGAAtattgtctctccttttgaactCACGATGGGTTCTCCGAAAAAGGTTCAGAGAAGGATGGCTCAAGCTTCTTCCAACACAGAGCTAGATTTTGGAGGAGCCACTGGATCTGACATAGACCAAGAGGAAGTTGTGGACGAGAGAGCCGTGCAGGATGTAGAATCATTGTCGAGTCTGATCCAGGAAATCTTGGACTTTGATCAAGCTCAGCAGATAAAATGCTTTAATAGTAAATTGTTCCTGTGCAATATCTGTTTCTGTGAGAAGCTGGGTAGTGAGTGCATGTACTTCTTGGAGTGCAGGCATGTGTACTGCAAAGCCTGTCTCAAGGACTACTTTGAAATCCAGATCAGAGATGGCCAAGTTCAATGCCTCAACTGCCCAGAACCCAAGTGCCCTTCAGTGGCCACTCCTGGTCAG GTCAAAGAGCTAGTGGAAGCAGAGCTGTTTGCCCGTTATGACCGCCTTCTCCTCCAGTCTACCTTGGACCTGATGGCCGATGTGGTGTACTGCCCCCGCCCATCCTGCCagctgcctgtgatgcaggagccTGGCTGTACCATGGGCATCTGCTCCAGCTGCAATTTCGCCTTCTGTACTCTGTGCAGACTGACCTACCATGGGGTCTCTCCATGTAAGGTGACAGCAG AGAAATTAATGGACTTACGAAATGAGTACCTGCAAGCAGATGAGGCCAATAAAAGATTTTTGGAACAGAGGTATGGTAAGAGGGTGATTCAGAAGGCACTGGAAGAGATGGAAAGTAAGGAGTGGCTAGAAAAGAACTCAAAGAGCTGCCCATGTTGTGGAACTCCCATTGAG ccttga